ATGGCGATTGGATTCGAATGGATCGTGCCGAAGATTATTGAAAGAGCTGGCTTAAAAACGATTGATTAATAAATCTAACGGGCATATTATTACAACCTCATGTTGGAGTGATGTTGGTGAAAGCCTTTGAAGAATTAAAGGCAAACGTGATTGATACGGGAAATTGCACTGGCTGTAGTGGATGCGTCGCCATTTGCCCGATTAATTGCCTAGAATTAAAGGACGACCAACCCGTATTAGTTGAGAAAGAAGCTGCAGAGGGCGAAATTCCCCAGAAATGCGTAGACTGTAAACTCTGCCTCTTGGCATGTCCTAAGACAAGTTTCCTATTAAAGGAAACCGAGGAAAAATTCCGTGTAGATACGCCGATCGGCCAGTATAAGCGTATATGTCTCGCCAAAGCTACGGATCCGGCTATAAGAAACGTCTGCCAAGATGGAGGAGTGGTAACGGCGCTTTTAACATATGCGCTGCAACATAGGGTGATCCACGGTGCCATTGTATCAAAAGTAGCGGATACTTGGAAGCCTGTCCCAGCCATAGTAGGAAATTATCAAGAGCTCCTAGAGGCAGCTGGAACCCGATACACTCTCTCCCCTAGCTTTAATGCTCTCAGACCTTATGACTTAATCGTTGACGATTTAACCAAGAAAACCAAGATCTCTGAAGATTGGATAAAGCTTGCATTTGTGGGTACACCCTGTCAAATCCTCACCCTTCGAAAAATGCAGAGTATCCCTCCAAATCAAACGAGCCAACTGATTCCAGCAAGCCTGGTTTCGCTAACAATTGGTCTTTTTTGCATGGAAAACTTTGATTTCAAATGCCTAATTGAGAGTAAAATTAGGAATCAACTCAACATCGATCCCCAAACCGTGAAGAAATTCAACATTAAGAAGGGAAATCTGTCGATTTATCTCAAGGATGGAAGCAAAGTTGAGATTCCCCTAAAGGAAATTAGAGATTGTGCACGAAAAAACTGCCATATATGCACGGACTTTACAGCTTACTTTGCTGACATTTCAGTTGGAGGAGTTGAAGCACCCGACGGATGGTCAACGGTTATTATTAGAACGGATGTTGGGGAGAAAATTTACAATGCCGCGGTAGAGGCGGGATACATTACAGAAAAAGCCCTGGAGAAAGAAAGTATTGACAGGATCGCTACCCTTTCCCAGCGAAAAAGGGAAAGAGCGTTGAAACATTTATCTTCGTCGGCGAAAGCTGATGATAGTTCAGGATAAGGGTTCTAAGATGCTGCTATCCCAAATATCCCAAGACTTTTCGCATATATAATTCTTCGAGCTTGGATTTCTGGTTCTCAAACTCCTTTAGTTTTTCTTGAAAGTTCGGATCTTTTGTTTGATAAGCGCGGGAAAGATTTACTGGGACAATATTCCCATGAATCTCCATGAGCCAGCCCTTCTCCTTTAAACTGGCTAAAATATTTTTTAAAGAATCTTCGGGGAATCGAGACCATTTACTTAGTGCAGTTAGGTCAGATCTCCCCAGGAATAGGAGAGAGGAATAAATTCTAGCCTCTTCCTCAGAAGCGCCGAGCACCTGAAGTAGGGGAATCACTTCCTGTATCGTTTTCTCCATTCTCTCCTTTTTCCGACGTCCCTCCTTCTCGATAAGCGGTATGGCATAGCTGATTATCTCATCACCC
The Candidatus Bathyarchaeota archaeon DNA segment above includes these coding regions:
- a CDS encoding Coenzyme F420 hydrogenase/dehydrogenase, beta subunit C-terminal domain, which encodes MKAFEELKANVIDTGNCTGCSGCVAICPINCLELKDDQPVLVEKEAAEGEIPQKCVDCKLCLLACPKTSFLLKETEEKFRVDTPIGQYKRICLAKATDPAIRNVCQDGGVVTALLTYALQHRVIHGAIVSKVADTWKPVPAIVGNYQELLEAAGTRYTLSPSFNALRPYDLIVDDLTKKTKISEDWIKLAFVGTPCQILTLRKMQSIPPNQTSQLIPASLVSLTIGLFCMENFDFKCLIESKIRNQLNIDPQTVKKFNIKKGNLSIYLKDGSKVEIPLKEIRDCARKNCHICTDFTAYFADISVGGVEAPDGWSTVIIRTDVGEKIYNAAVEAGYITEKALEKESIDRIATLSQRKRERALKHLSSSAKADDSSG